CACGCCAAGATACCGTACCACCCCTACCCACCGGTTAGCTAGCCCCACATCAACATGGCCGTTGACCCCCTCCTTTGTGCTATCCCTCCTGCCTCGATGTTACAATCATACAATCAGACGAGATGTTCACTGCGCGGCCCGTGCCTCCCTGAGCAAATTAAGACCGAACCCTACCTAGTACCCCTTTCATAGTAAAAAGGCCGCATATTCCCGCCGTGCTTAGTTGACTGTCACTCTCAGGAAGCTGAACCTGACTCGATCCCCCACGCTGAACTTCAACAGACTCATCGAACCCAGAAGGTCAAATCCGATTTGGGTCGGCAATTTCGTCTGAACCAGACCTGgaccttctctttctctctgtcCCGAATAACCTCCAGAGTGACAAAAACGAAAACATGGGTTCCATGGCAGCTGTGCTAGACACCTCCGCCGCGCCCCCTGGCAGCGCTCAGCAACGCATCGCACCACAGCTGCCCACCACTGCCCGCCTGTTCCATGCGACCTGTGCCTTTGCGGTGCAGAAGCTCCTGCTGCCCCCATGGATCTTCCTCAGAAAGGTGAAGACCTACATCATCTCACCTGGGGAGACGTACCCCGACCAGATCAAAGCATACCCTGCTCTGAAGCATTTACCCATTCGGTAGGACCCTGCTACGTTTTGAGTTGACCGAGAATTCCGGTTCGATGGCTCACCAAATTTCATAGAATCTTCCTACCCCCAGGCTATGACCGGACCAGCACCAAACGCTTCCCTGTGCTCCTCACCATCCACGGCGGTGGCTTCGTCCTGGGCAACCCTTGGGACAATGACCCCTGGAATCGcgccttctccagcaagCACGGCTATCTCGTCGTATCACTCAACTACAGCAAGGCACCTGgctccccctttcccaagcCCGTCTACGACCTCGAAGCCCTCATCCAGCTTGTCTTAGCCGACACAACACTGCCCATCGACTACGACAGGATCGCCATAGCAGGCTGGTCAGCAGGCGCCAACTTGACTCTGGCAGTCTCTCAGCTCGACACCGTCAAGCTCCACGTCAAAGCCGTTGTCCCTCTCTATCCCGTGGTTGACTTTGTCCCCACTCAAGAAACAAAGTGTGCCGGCCGCCGCTACAAGCCCGACCTTGGCGGATTCCGCGGTAAAGATAAGGACTTTCTGCTCGCCATGTCGCCGACATTCAACTGGGCTTATCTCAACCCCGGCACTGACTTGCATGACACACTCCTCAGCCCAGCACACGCCAAGAGGGAAGTACTCCCCAAAAACATTTTTATGATTGGCTGCGAGCTGGACATGTTGGCTCCTGAGGCGTGGAGGATGATTTGCAGTCTGGCTGGCAAGCGTGTGCCGagagaggatgaggtggtcGGAAGGCAGATGATGGCaaaggagggagagctgaTCACGGGCAATGATGATCGGTATGCCTGGGAAGAGGTGATCAAGATGGATGGAGGGGCGAGATAcaagtggttgttggttccaGATCAGGTGCATGGGTTTGATCAAGACAGCATTGGGCACATGGTGGGCAATGATGTGAAGTGCTTGAAGGATgccaagatgaagacggAAAAGATGATTGAGATTATTGGGGGTTGGCTGGATGATGTTATGGATGTTGACAAGTGATAATGGGATCTATCTTGAGGTGTATATGACACGTTGCTTCATGTTCTTGGTGTGTTCACTTAGCTGGTAGCTGTAATGCACGCATCGAGATAGAAATGCACAACAGTTGACTGTCAAAACGTATGCCGGAACTCAATACCCTAGAGGTGAAAACCCATACTCTGTGCGGTATGCATTGCTACACTGGAGTCGTCAAGCCTTAATTCTCAGCGCAGAGGTCCTAGAATCAAGAGCAGAACTGAATCGATTGAAAGCCATTAAGTGATTCTAAAGGACGACAACTTCCTCTAATAAACCTTTTCACCTAAAACCTCGTCCCCCTCGCGATGCTGGCCGAGACTAACAGGATCGATCCCGACTGGGAGGTTTGCGCGCCCAACAAACCATCCCGATCCGTTCCAGCAACGCAAATCCCCTTACTAGGTTCAGATTGACCGTGGCCAGACCAATGACACCGACTGAGCGGCTTTCAGCTACAGCACAAACGACATCTCAAACCCCCCCCGTCACCTTCCCCCAgatctccagcagcaccataACCCCATAACAGCACGCCCCCGCCTCAATGAcaaccctttcccatccccagctCGGATCCAACCTTCGTAACATTGGCAATCCAGCAAGGAAGTAACTCGCGTACCCCCACGATCCCACCTTCAACATTTTGGATCGATCACCATAGGCGAACCACTCCGTCATCAAATCCGAAGCCATGAACCACGTCTCCGCAAACGCCAGCATGTAACTTAGGGCGAGGACTGTCCCCAGCCTTGCGAGGGGTCTTCTTGGGGAGATGTACTCGtacaaaaccaacaacaaggagTAATAACTGATGAAGTAGGCGTGGGTTAGGGGGTAGAGGAATGTGGGGACAGTGTGCGTGACCTCGCGGCGGAGGACGTCGCTGTCAAAGGTTGGGAGGAAGCCCGGGAAGGTGTATCTCATGGACATTAGTTGGAAGAAGTAGGCTGTGCCAAAGTAGGtgccgaagaagacgagCAGGGCGATATACGCGTTGAATTTGAGGGCGTAGGATGAGGTGTAATGGTGAGAAGACGGCCCGCTGGAGGGGGCATTGTCGATGGCAGCGGGCCCGGGGcgaaaggggaagaggaggggtaggagaaaggggggcgaggcgacgaggagggagaaggtgaggtAGTGGGCGTTTGTTGTCCATGTCGtcagggaggaggtgaggacAACCACGGCGACAGTGGAGAGCCAGAGAGGGGAGTGGACGAGGAGCATGAGGCGGTGGAAGTGGGCTTTCTCGTCGCCCGCCCCGTTAGGTGGCAAGAAAGGGGTCGAGGGGATCATTTTGGTGTCGGGGGCGtggatggcgatggtggtgtggcggtggaggagcgaGCGGTCGGCCGTGAGGTCCTGTTTTTGCCTAGAGATTAGCAGAGGCACTATGCCGTTTGGGGTAATTGGAGATCTTGAAGGGTATCGTCCAAGTGCAAGCACAAAGCCATCCATGTCCAAGCACACAGCAAGGcaacacaaaacaaaaagtaaCAGATATAGATAAGAGATAGGTATGTAAAAGGATTTGCGAGCTCGGCGGCTCAAATAGCGACCAAAAAGTCCAAAATCGGCCAGTGGCCACGTGCCGTCGCCCACGACACAATCTTCTCCCCGTCCTCGTTCAGCGCTTCCAGGCGGGTTTCCGCCGACGGCGCGAACGTCCTCATGGCCCAGAAGCGGGCAAACTCTTTGAGCAGCTCGGTGGACGACCAGGCATCCACCGGCCATTTCCCTCGCCAGCCGGAGAGTTCTTCGTCGATGTAGTCTAGGACTACCTGGGCTTCGTCGCAGCCTCGGTGTCGCTCGCGGGTGTTTTTGCTTCTGGATATgaaataaataaatattaGCACAGAACCAAcgtggttggaggagatggtaTTGAGGCTTACGAATTGTTGGATTCCATCTTGGTTGATTTTGTGGATGACTGTGGAAAGGAAGTCAAAAGAAGAGGATCCAGATTTGAAAAAGTTCACAGCTTGAAATGCAAGCCAACTAGGCCCTAGTAGTCTTCTGAGGAAAGGTGCTCCTGCTGGACGTCGGGGGTTTAACACTTACCCACCAGGAGCAAATCTCCATTCTTCCGTCACCGGGAGCACACTGAGGAGAGAGCCTACTGAACGGAACTTGGATTACAGGGTTTCTCTACGAGGGCAACTTGCATACAGAGTATTTCTGGACCATGGAATTCGGTGATATACAATAAATGTGTCGCTTACACACTACTCTTGAATGTCCATATCTAACTATGTGCCTAATTATAAAATCCCAAGCACACTTGACATGACAAACCGTTTACAGTCGTCGAACAGTCTCTTTCATGATCTGTTCCTGAAAAAGATTCAGAACCTTTGTTTCCACCGTGTCACAAGCCGGTGTTGCTCCTCCATCTTTGCAATCCTATCCTGAACAATGGACAGCGCGGAATGGCCCTCTTTGTCAATGACACGGGGATCACACTTGCCGGTGGAAAGCAATGTGGTGATTATACCCATGACCTCCTCTGGCCTCTATGCCAAATGCATTAGTCGACGGAAAATGTTCCTCCCAAATCTGTCTTTTGCCTCCCCGTCCGCCCCAGCCTCATTCATCAGGTACTTCGCCACGTTCAACTTCTACTCGACTCGAGGACAAAAGGAACTCCGCCACTTCAGCCCTGTCCTCCATCGCGGCGTGCGCTAGCGGCGACATACAGTGATCATCACGAAAGTCTAGAGCTTGAATAACCAGTATGCCTCACTGGGCCGGTCTCTGTAAAGATACTGGCCATGGTTGAGCTGTGACCAAGGCTGTTGTTctgtggtgaggaggaagaatgACAGGGTCTCGTCTTCGGTGTGGTCATCATAGTGGTACTTTTGTCCCTTCGCGTTAAGATGGATTTCTAGATGTGATTTATCCAGTACCAGGCATCCTCGGGTGTAGTGACATTGAAGCTCATTCCAATAAGGCCTCTTGAATTGATAGTAGAGAAGTAGTTATCGTACAAGTTTCTCAGTACTCCGCTGTTATCAAGGTGGAACTTCTTCCTGTTGGTGTGAATATTCAGGAATACTTGAACGACTGAATCACCCCTATGGGCACGTGCTGCAAACAGCGGGCACATGTACGTAGCGCTTTCTGGCTTTATGTAGTCGTCTAGGTTGAAAATCTCTTTGCAGAGGCCGGGACGAATCTTGTTCAGACAGTAAGTAGAGAAGGCTAGAAGGTCTGTCAGGGTTGCAGATGGCACTGTAGCGACCGACATCAAAGGCCTTCAGCAAGATAGACTGGCCGATTCCATTGTTGTGAGCTATTTCTGCGTGTCTGAATATATTGCCGGTGGCATATTCCAAGAACGGGTATCGATGCTTTCGCCTGCTGGGTTTGGATCCCTTTTCCGGGTCAAGATTAATGGCAACCCGACAAGACCTCTTCAAGAAGTCATGTGTACGGCCCACAAAGCTCTGGCTCATGTCAGGCCACAACTGAGATATGACCTTCGGGGGCATGTAGGAAGCTTCTGACGGAGTTATGGATGAACTGAACAGTAAATAACGGAGAGCAGTCCTTTGACAGTGGAGTTCTTCGACGAAGGGTGTAAGGAGAAAGGTCGTCTTCGCAGCATCCGGCAATTTCAATGAGACCTTTGGAAGCATCCGTAATGAAGCGATGGATGTCCCCAAGTGTAGGTCTACAGTCCTGCCAATCTGCTGGTTTAAAAGTGAAGTGACCCCTTAGCTTCTCTCCGCACAACAGTCCAAAATAGAGCTTCTCCGGTGTTGATGGCCGTTGCGAATGGAGCATCCACTGAACACTGAGCAACAAATCATCATGTTCGTCTTTGTTCTCGGCATTCTTCGTCATGTCATGGAAAAAAGCGTGTAGATCGGTTGGTATCTTGTCCAGCGTCCCCCATACGGAATAGATCCGGCCTCGCGCGAGGTCCTCGTTGAGCATGTCAATAACCAATGCGACCCATATGAAAACTCCATTGGCCCGACTCTGGAAGCGCTCTTTTAACTCGTCCGCTTTCGGGTGCCTCCCTGGTTTGagcttgatgttgatgtACTTGATAATGTCGTCAGTGTGGCCTTGTTGAGTCTCGAGGTCAAACTTGAGCCTCCTCTCAAGGTCAAGAAATTGGATAATGCCTGCTTGAGAAACAAATACGAACATTCCTGCCAGTGGAAACAGCGTCCCGTCCAAGGCTTTCAAAAATTGTTAGCATATCACCAAGCTGTGACTCGTCACACTCGTCCCAGTGCGTCAATGTAACAGATGAGCGGCGTATTCCCCAGCCCGTGGACAGACTGCTCAAAGATTGCCCTCAGTGACTCAGCGCTCTACTTGTGATTAGGCTGAAGGCAATCTAATGCCTTCTGCAGATGTGGCGCCCTTTCCAGCAACCGGAGGAGCAATGATTGATACATTCCCTCCACTGACTTCTCTAGCGTTTCCCCGcgggcaaagaagaagaacgaaATGATAATGTTGTCCCCGGGGCCGGATTGGTCTTGCTCGTGGGACAAGGCGAACTTCATGAGTGTTGACTTGCCTGTTCCGGCGTGGCCTCTGATCCAGAGAAAACCGAGATGTGATGATCCTTCAGTTTTGTCACATCTCGCCATTAAAGATGCTCGTCTTTATAAGGTAACCACTGGCAAGTATCGACGTGAGCCCTCTTGACGGTGAGCTGACACACATCGACCCGATCAAGTCGCAATGAGTCCAGAAAGAAGTCTACTTCTTTGAAGCCGAGGATTAGAAGGCCGGGGCCCACCCGATCGTGAATGGTTACTATGACGATCGCGGCCTGAAGGAGCAGTGGCGAGATCGACAAGCGCGCTGGCCACCTTCTTTGAACTCGACATCGTCCAGACCGCTAAAGCGGCACATATCCATGTGGTTTCGGGCGATATGTTGAGTGGTCTCAGAGGTCGGTAAATCCATAGAAGATGATGAGTCTTCCACAACCTTCGTGCCATTGAGAGCTTGAAGTCTGAGCTCCTCCTGAAACAAGTGGGTCTTCCAGCCAATGAACTCGGCGGTAGGGCCAATCTCGTCTCTCAGTTCGCGGAGCCCTTCTGATGTGGGTAGCAGGGTATCAATGATTGCCTTATTGATCCTAAATGCCAAAACTTTGGCAAGGGCTTCAGTCACGCTCTTGAGAATGCCGCGTGGTTCAGCTCCTCGATGGGGTGTTTAAAAGAACATGAGACCCCTGGTAGATTCAAAAACTGTTCTCAGCCTGGCTTGACCCATGAGACAGTTGCTCGAACGTCGTAGCATCTCCTTGGCAAGAATACCACCAAGGCTGTGAGCCACAATTATGACTGGTCTATCGGAGTCGTGCTGTCTGAGAGCAGATATCTCCTGCAGGAAATCCCAAGCAATGTCGTAGACCTGAGTGTGGTTCAATGGGGGGTCTAACATATTTGTGCCTGATATGCGTATCATGCTCGTAGGTAAGTACTCGGGCCTTTGGAAGAATCTCCGGGAGTAGATCGCGTGGCCAGTACATAACCTTTGGATGTTGCTCTACCTAGCACTCCTCCATTACTCCAATTCTATTTCGTCAAGATTGCCAATCACGGCCAAGCCACTTGGTGGAATATCCATATTCGACATATTTGGCTTTGGATAGGACTCAGGATGACCGCAGGGAAACAGTTGAATGGACCTCTCGCAATAGTTGATACCCGGATCGAATCCAACAAGACGATGTCTGGTTGCGTGGTTTGCTCGTGTGTATCCACACCACTACCAAGTGTGAGATGGATATCGTAGTGGAAGGTCGATATCCAGTCCAGGTACCTTGACTTGGGCATGCGGGAAGAGGACCGAGAACCTGAAAAGCGATGAAACACCCCACTTCATGAAATTTCCATTTTCTGCGGGAAGATACACCAATGGCGGGCGGTAGCTGTactccaccacaaccatgcACTCAGCCTCCTGCGGTCGGCCGGTCAGCCCTCAGCAGTTTGAAGGTCAAGGCGTTGGTCGAGAGAGACGGTGAGCAGAGGTATCAGGGACCATATACGCGCTGGATGTGCTCAGGATGGAAAATGTGTTATGTATAAACTCGAAAGAACACCATGCTAGGAACAATATGCTAGATCAATGTCAGAACAACTCTCAACGAGACGAATGGACAACAAGGAAACGTACAAAGCCAGCACAGCCAGACATCATGCCATAtccaacccccgccccctaAACCAAAACATAATcatcccaatcctcctccccaaccccagcgaCACTAGTCCaaatctccctcccaaacgcCGTCCCCTCCGCCCTATCATCCGCCGCCCaaacctccatcaccgaGTTCTTCAAGCTAGCATACACCCCATCCAAATGAtacaacctctccaccctctcctgcaCACTCCCACTGTTTGCATCAGCAACACAGTTCCAAACCCTATCCTTATCCGCATACCACCCCTCCGCCCTGTGAATCCGATCAAACGCCTGCTTCCTGAAATCCAAAACATCGAGCTGGAGGTCGTGGCCGACAAACATCTCAAATACTTGACCGGCAGAGCCAGTAGCACCCGAGCGGAACACAGGGCCGAGGTCGATCTCCGTGGAGCCGTCGACTTTGGTAACCTTCCAATGCCCCGCCCCGCTCGTCTTGAGGCTGGCCTCGGTAGCAGTGTGCCCGATGAGCCTCACTTTCCAGTATCGGTTAGGGCTGGTGTGGTATTGGGAATGCGGGTTCCTCTCGGGGCCAATAGTCAGCCGGCCTGCCTTTTGGTTCCAGGTAAtaggggtggaggtgaagttCTTGCGGGGATCCTCGTGAGGAATCTCGTAGTGATGGGAAGACGCATGGGGTTcttcgaggaggttgaagtgGGCGTCTTTGCCCACGACAAGGAGAATTGTGATTTCTTCGGGGCGAGGGGTGCCGTTTGAAACAGTCGGGGTGGTGTCCAAGGGGATGATTGTGCCTTCTTTGGCGAGGACGGGGATTTGATCGAGGGGTCGATGGAGTTGGATGTGTCGGTTGCCGGTGTAGACTATGTGGGGAGCAAACAGGGAGACGTATCGGCCTTCGGGGAGCCAAGCTCGGGTAGACGAGGTCAGGGTGATACCGTCGTCGGGTGATGTGATTGGTGCAACGATCAGATTAGGGCCGAAGTAGTACTGAGTGGGCACGTGGTAGGCCTCTTCCGTGTGTGGGTGGTTCCAGTACATTGGCTGGATCAGCGGCTCGGCATCGAATGCTGCACGGATGTTCATGGTGTACAGGTAAGGCACGAGTCGGTGACGCAGAACCAAAAAGTCCTTGATTATTTGACCTGGTTGGGACTCGAAGCTCCAGGGCTCCTTGCTGTTCCAGAGTGACTTGGATGAATGCAGACGGAGGATGGGCGAGAAGACGCCAAGCTGGACCCAACGAACGGTGAGCTCATTTGAGCGCCACCCACCCCAATGTCCACCAATGTCGTGAGACCACCAGCCATACCCAATGTTGGAGGCAGTGGCCGTGAACTCGGGCTGAAATTGGAGACCCGCCCAGCTGATCTGAGTGTCGCCGGAGAAGCCAATAGGGTAACGGTGGGAGCCGGCGCCAGCATAACGGGAAAAAGTGATGGGCTTCTCGATTGTTTTGACATTTCTTCGGCTGGTGAGGTAGTGATAGTGGTTGAGTACCCAAAGGGGGTCAACACCGGGGATCCGAGAGCGCGTTCCCTGCTGCCAGTCAATCCACCAAAAGTCAATACCTTGTTTCTCCAGTCCAACTTTGAGCACATCAAAGTAGGCATCCATGAAGTTGCGACTGCAGCAATCGAACCTGATAGGTTCCTCGTGAGATGTGTCGTGGTTCAGGGCCTTTGCAACCTCCTTGTACTGGTCTTCGAATGCGCGGATGCCGTCAGCCGGGTGGTCATTGACGGTAACCTTGAGTCTGCGGTCGTGGAGCTGCTTGAGGAACTTGTCGGGTTGTGGGAAAAGGTCCCTGTTCCAGCTGTATCCTGTCCATCCAGACCCGTACTTGCTAGGGATGCGCACTTTGTGCCAGTCCATGTCAATAACAGCGGCACTGAGTGGCACCCCCTCTTTCTGGAAGTGATCCATCAACTCGAGGTACTCCTCGGCGGAGTATGCATGGTATCTTGACCACCAGTTGCCAAGGGTCCATCTCGGGAGGACCGGCTGGCTGCCTGACAATCGATAAAAGTCCTTGATAGCAGCCTTGTGATCTCCATTGTAGGCAAAGATGTATCCATCAATCCGACCCGGCTTCCTCGTTGCGATCCATCCATCAGCGTCGAACAGCATGGACTTGCTGTCATCGAGAACGGCATAAGCCCTGCGCGAGAGGACACCAGGGTCCAGATCCACCCTTCCCCAAGCACCATCCAGTGTCCTTGCTGTGCCGCCTAGATCGCCATAGCTATTGCCGTCGTACCTCCACACATCATCGGCAACTTTGACTGAGAAACCATAGGTCGAGaacttcttcttgtcgtaCTGCAAATGAAAATGATCGGTGATGATCTCTAA
This window of the Podospora pseudoanserina strain CBS 124.78 chromosome 3, whole genome shotgun sequence genome carries:
- a CDS encoding hypothetical protein (EggNog:ENOG503NV6M; COG:G; COG:M; COG:O; CAZy:GH31): MSALSFIKRAGRSKPSSPAAPMLSRSTAAGTPSSSRSPVVDTDATTDRYSFPSNPSANPKAVVTGGTKGSYYRFTILTSKLIRYEWSPDGGFEDRVSTFALFRNFDAPAFRTVDKEDRLEIITDHFHLQYDKKKFSTYGFSVKVADDVWRYDGNSYGDLGGTARTLDGAWGRVDLDPGVLSRRAYAVLDDSKSMLFDADGWIATRKPGRIDGYIFAYNGDHKAAIKDFYRLSGSQPVLPRWTLGNWWSRYHAYSAEEYLELMDHFQKEGVPLSAAVIDMDWHKVRIPSKYGSGWTGYSWNRDLFPQPDKFLKQLHDRRLKVTVNDHPADGIRAFEDQYKEVAKALNHDTSHEEPIRFDCCSRNFMDAYFDVLKVGLEKQGIDFWWIDWQQGTRSRIPGVDPLWVLNHYHYLTSRRNVKTIEKPITFSRYAGAGSHRYPIGFSGDTQISWAGLQFQPEFTATASNIGYGWWSHDIGGHWGGWRSNELTVRWVQLGVFSPILRLHSSKSLWNSKEPWSFESQPGQIIKDFLVLRHRLVPYLYTMNIRAAFDAEPLIQPMYWNHPHTEEAYHVPTQYYFGPNLIVAPITSPDDGITLTSSTRAWLPEGRYVSLFAPHIVYTGNRHIQLHRPLDQIPVLAKEGTIIPLDTTPTVSNGTPRPEEITILLVVGKDAHFNLLEEPHASSHHYEIPHEDPRKNFTSTPITWNQKAGRLTIGPERNPHSQYHTSPNRYWKVRLIGHTATEASLKTSGAGHWKVTKVDGSTEIDLGPVFRSGATGSAGQVFEMFVGHDLQLDVLDFRKQAFDRIHRAEGWYADKDRVWNCVADANSGSVQERVERLYHLDGVYASLKNSVMEVWAADDRAEGTAFGREIWTSVAGVGEEDWDDYVLV
- a CDS encoding hypothetical protein (EggNog:ENOG503P2EX; COG:V; MEROPS:MER0033274), whose translation is MGSMAAVLDTSAAPPGSAQQRIAPQLPTTARLFHATCAFAVQKLLLPPWIFLRKVKTYIISPGETYPDQIKAYPALKHLPIRIFLPPGYDRTSTKRFPVLLTIHGGGFVLGNPWDNDPWNRAFSSKHGYLVVSLNYSKAPGSPFPKPVYDLEALIQLVLADTTLPIDYDRIAIAGWSAGANLTLAVSQLDTVKLHVKAVVPLYPVVDFVPTQETKCAGRRYKPDLGGFRGKDKDFLLAMSPTFNWAYLNPGTDLHDTLLSPAHAKREVLPKNIFMIGCELDMLAPEAWRMICSLAGKRVPREDEVVGRQMMAKEGELITGNDDRYAWEEVIKMDGGARYKWLLVPDQVHGFDQDSIGHMVGNDVKCLKDAKMKTEKMIEIIGGWLDDVMDVDK